Proteins encoded together in one Procambarus clarkii isolate CNS0578487 chromosome 11, FALCON_Pclarkii_2.0, whole genome shotgun sequence window:
- the LOC138349624 gene encoding putative ammonium transporter 1 codes for MAERCAFNAYLIYTTVLSAVVYPVVSHWTWSDVGWLKTQHYQDFGGSGVVHLTGGVAALVGAVILGSRIGRFGPKGKEIRGHSVPLAALGGFILLFGFLAFNGGSQASISHEGDAVAIAKAVFNTVISASSGGIAVLLVYRSVLCGRESTWSFLMALNGSLAGMVSISAGCNVVRPWSACVIGTVGGSVFLAIHTLLPKLKVDDPLDAVAVHMGGGLWGLVAVALFQDGGIVYGGSAEVLAWNIVGALAIVAWSGGLCLVMFGSLRLLGLLRVPPEMEIAGMDILKHGEPAYPADAWLES; via the exons ATGGCTGAGCGGTGTGCCTTCAATGCTTATCTCATCTACACAACCGTGCTGTCAG CTGTGGTGTACCCGGTGGTGTCACATTGGACCTGGTCAGACGTTGGCTGGCTCAAGACTCAACACTACCAGGACTTCGGTGGCTCCGGCGTCGTCCACCTCACAGGGGGCGTGGCAGCTCTTGTTGGAGCTGTAATTCTTGGGTCCAGAATCGGTCGCTTCGGACCCAAGGGCAAGGAGATACGTGGACACTCTGTGCCG CTGGCAGCTCTGGGAGGCTTCATCCTGCTCTTCGGGTTCCTGGCCTTCAACGGAGGGTCCCAAGCGTCCATCAGCCACGAGGGTGATGCTGTAGCCATTGCCAAGGCTGTCTTTAACACTGTGATCTCGGCGTCTTCAGGAGGCATCGCTGTGCTCTTGGTGTACCGTTCTGTGCTGTGTGGGAGGGAGTCCACCTGGTCCTTCCTAATGGCCCTTAATGGTTCTCTCGCTGGCATG GTGTCAATCAGTGCCGGGTGCAACGTTGTGCGGCCGTGGAGTGCCTGTGTCATTGGTACAGTGGGTGGATCAGTGTTCCTCGCCATCCACACTCTTCTGCCCAAGTTGAAGG TTGACGACCCACTTGATGCTGTGGCTGTACACATgggaggtgggttgtgggggctggttgCTGTGGCCCTCTTCCAGGATGGTGGCATTGTGTACGGGGGCAGCGCGGAGGTCCTCGCCTGGAACATAGTGGGGGCGCTGGCCATAGTGGCCTGGTCTGGTGGTCTCTGCTTGGTTATGTTTGGTTCCCTCAGGCTGCTCGGCCTCTTGAGGGTGCCTCCAGAAATGGAAATTGCAG GAATGGACATCTTGAAGCACGGGGAACCAGCCTACCCAGCTGACGCTTGGCTGGAGAGCTAG